A window of the Juglans microcarpa x Juglans regia isolate MS1-56 chromosome 5D, Jm3101_v1.0, whole genome shotgun sequence genome harbors these coding sequences:
- the LOC121265390 gene encoding uncharacterized protein LOC121265390 isoform X2, with translation MGSERCYVWSSVSSSSASTTSSSMSAADEAADLMVKIELEAAEALADLAHLAVRESGGGGSGGKWGSKGKRARKRVKSESPPADSVFQLNPVDLVPCCSDLAEDRAVLSQQQCEKINTIELLEPANANQDSRKMKVKAEQDSELAKPTTSARSYTPLGIRKSRQNLTEAEKEERRIRRVLANRESARQTIRRRQALCEELTRKAADLSWENENLKREKELALKVYQSLETTNKHLKEQMAKVVKAEVEETPGERGSADLGASLSSSTNCPRLWYDHHPFMPAFWPSIVQSSSHVQSLHGRRSAIVIQSNIPMPATCSLDTSQEQENRIDVNGPRTSLYVLPCPWFFPHPGHGNGRQPEPSTDMKDEQDETSHDNHYGVSSYTKFVAYVENHHCSLPVEVKTEASVSTEARPANDLNETPVGLPPDGGDQNTGAHSEEILFTPALLDCFQRASTMKHENRPQLDYTPDIETPSTACCIASALPEKKQKSTVYLNRKLIDVVAAADARKRRKELTKLKNLHGRQCRMHC, from the exons ATGGGTTCGGAGAGATGTTATGTTTGGAGCTCGGTGTCATCTTCATCTGCTTCTACTACGTCGTCTTCGATGTCGGCGGCGGATGAAGCTGCGGATCTGATGGTTAAGATAGAGCTGGAGGCGGCGGAGGCTCTGGCGGATTTGGCTCATTTGGCAGTTCGAGAGAGTGGTGGGGGTGGCTCTGGCGGGAAATGGGGGAGCAAAGGGAAACGGGCCAGGAAGCGAGTCAAGAGCGAGTCGCCGCCGGCTGACTCGGTGTTCCAGTTGAACCCGGTGGACTTGGTCCCTTGCTGTTCGGATCTCGCTGAG GATCGAGCAGTTCTAAGTCAGCAGCAATGCGAAAAGATAAACACAATTGAATTGCTAGAACCAGCAAATGCTAATCAGGATTCCAGAAAGATGAAAGTGAAGGCTGAGCAGGATTCTGAATTGGCTAAACCAACTACAAGCGCCAGAAGTTACACTCCACTTGGTATCCGTAAATCAAGACAAAATTTGACTGAG GCTGAAAAGGAAGAACGGAGAATACGCAGGGTATTGGCAAACAGAGAGTCAGCTAGGCAAACAATTCGTCGTAGGCAG GCTCTGTGTGAGGAGTTAACCAGAAAAGCTGCTGATCTATCATGGGAGAATGAAAATTTGAAGAGG GAAAAGGAGTTGGCTTTGAAAGTGTATCAGTCCTTGGAGACCACTAATAAACACTTAAAGGAACAG ATGGCAAAGGTGGTAAAGGCTGAGGTTGAGGAAACTCCAGGTGAACGTGGTTCAGCTGATTTGGgagcctctctctcttcatctacAAATTGCCCACGGCTCTGGTATGATCATCATCCATTTATGCCTGCTTTCTGGCCTTCTATCGTTCAATCTTCAAGTCATGTTCAGTCGCTCCATGGACGACGAAGTGCCATCGTCATTCAATCAAACATTCCCATGCCAGCAACTTGTAGTCTTGATACTTctcaagaacaagaaaaccgCATAGATGTTAATGGGCCAAGAACTTCGTTATATGTATTGCCATGTCCTTGGTTCTTCCCCCATCCTGGTCATGGGAATGGACGCCAACCTGAGCCCTCTACTGACATGAAAGATGAACAAGATGAAACCTCTCATGACAACCATTATGGTGTTAGTTCATACACAAAATTTGTTGCATATGTAGAAAACCACCATTGCTCTTTGCCCGTTGAAGTAAAGACAGAAGCTTCAGTCTCAACAGAAGCCAGACCTGCCAATGACTTGAATGAAACCCCAGTCGGGCTACCCCCAGATGGAGGTGATCAGAATACTGGAGCTCACTCTGAGGAAATTCTCTTTACACCTGCACTATTAGATTGTTTCCAACGTGCATCTACCATGAAGCACGAGAACAGGCCCCAATTAGATTACACTCCAGATATCGAAACACCGTCAACTGCTTGTTGTATTGCAAGTGCTTTGccagaaaagaaacaaaaatcaaccGTTTACCTAAATAGGAAGCTAATTGACGTGGTTGCTGCAGCAGACgcaaggaagaggaggaaggaaCTGACAAAGCTGAAGAATCTGCATGGCCGTCAATGTCGGATGCATTGCTGA
- the LOC121265390 gene encoding uncharacterized protein LOC121265390 isoform X1: MGSERCYVWSSVSSSSASTTSSSMSAADEAADLMVKIELEAAEALADLAHLAVRESGGGGSGGKWGSKGKRARKRVKSESPPADSVFQLNPVDLVPCCSDLAEQDRAVLSQQQCEKINTIELLEPANANQDSRKMKVKAEQDSELAKPTTSARSYTPLGIRKSRQNLTEAEKEERRIRRVLANRESARQTIRRRQALCEELTRKAADLSWENENLKREKELALKVYQSLETTNKHLKEQMAKVVKAEVEETPGERGSADLGASLSSSTNCPRLWYDHHPFMPAFWPSIVQSSSHVQSLHGRRSAIVIQSNIPMPATCSLDTSQEQENRIDVNGPRTSLYVLPCPWFFPHPGHGNGRQPEPSTDMKDEQDETSHDNHYGVSSYTKFVAYVENHHCSLPVEVKTEASVSTEARPANDLNETPVGLPPDGGDQNTGAHSEEILFTPALLDCFQRASTMKHENRPQLDYTPDIETPSTACCIASALPEKKQKSTVYLNRKLIDVVAAADARKRRKELTKLKNLHGRQCRMHC, from the exons ATGGGTTCGGAGAGATGTTATGTTTGGAGCTCGGTGTCATCTTCATCTGCTTCTACTACGTCGTCTTCGATGTCGGCGGCGGATGAAGCTGCGGATCTGATGGTTAAGATAGAGCTGGAGGCGGCGGAGGCTCTGGCGGATTTGGCTCATTTGGCAGTTCGAGAGAGTGGTGGGGGTGGCTCTGGCGGGAAATGGGGGAGCAAAGGGAAACGGGCCAGGAAGCGAGTCAAGAGCGAGTCGCCGCCGGCTGACTCGGTGTTCCAGTTGAACCCGGTGGACTTGGTCCCTTGCTGTTCGGATCTCGCTGAG cAGGATCGAGCAGTTCTAAGTCAGCAGCAATGCGAAAAGATAAACACAATTGAATTGCTAGAACCAGCAAATGCTAATCAGGATTCCAGAAAGATGAAAGTGAAGGCTGAGCAGGATTCTGAATTGGCTAAACCAACTACAAGCGCCAGAAGTTACACTCCACTTGGTATCCGTAAATCAAGACAAAATTTGACTGAG GCTGAAAAGGAAGAACGGAGAATACGCAGGGTATTGGCAAACAGAGAGTCAGCTAGGCAAACAATTCGTCGTAGGCAG GCTCTGTGTGAGGAGTTAACCAGAAAAGCTGCTGATCTATCATGGGAGAATGAAAATTTGAAGAGG GAAAAGGAGTTGGCTTTGAAAGTGTATCAGTCCTTGGAGACCACTAATAAACACTTAAAGGAACAG ATGGCAAAGGTGGTAAAGGCTGAGGTTGAGGAAACTCCAGGTGAACGTGGTTCAGCTGATTTGGgagcctctctctcttcatctacAAATTGCCCACGGCTCTGGTATGATCATCATCCATTTATGCCTGCTTTCTGGCCTTCTATCGTTCAATCTTCAAGTCATGTTCAGTCGCTCCATGGACGACGAAGTGCCATCGTCATTCAATCAAACATTCCCATGCCAGCAACTTGTAGTCTTGATACTTctcaagaacaagaaaaccgCATAGATGTTAATGGGCCAAGAACTTCGTTATATGTATTGCCATGTCCTTGGTTCTTCCCCCATCCTGGTCATGGGAATGGACGCCAACCTGAGCCCTCTACTGACATGAAAGATGAACAAGATGAAACCTCTCATGACAACCATTATGGTGTTAGTTCATACACAAAATTTGTTGCATATGTAGAAAACCACCATTGCTCTTTGCCCGTTGAAGTAAAGACAGAAGCTTCAGTCTCAACAGAAGCCAGACCTGCCAATGACTTGAATGAAACCCCAGTCGGGCTACCCCCAGATGGAGGTGATCAGAATACTGGAGCTCACTCTGAGGAAATTCTCTTTACACCTGCACTATTAGATTGTTTCCAACGTGCATCTACCATGAAGCACGAGAACAGGCCCCAATTAGATTACACTCCAGATATCGAAACACCGTCAACTGCTTGTTGTATTGCAAGTGCTTTGccagaaaagaaacaaaaatcaaccGTTTACCTAAATAGGAAGCTAATTGACGTGGTTGCTGCAGCAGACgcaaggaagaggaggaaggaaCTGACAAAGCTGAAGAATCTGCATGGCCGTCAATGTCGGATGCATTGCTGA